CGTCGGTGATCTGGCGCAGCGAGGTCCGGTCCGTCGGTCGGCCGACGAAGTCGAGCGGCTTGCCGAACCGCACGATCACCTCTCCGGTACCGAGCCGGGGCAGCCGGGCCCCGATCGGCTGTACCCGCTCCGTACCGATCATCCCGACCGGGATCACCGGCACCTCGGCGGCCATGGCCAACCGGGCCACGCCGGTTCGACCCCGGTAGAGCCGACCGTCCGGCGACCGGGTGCCCTCGGGGTAGATCGCGACGAGGTCGCCCCCTTGCAGCACCGGAATCGCCCCGTCGAACGCGGCCAGGGCGGCCCGTCCGCCGCCACGTTCGACCCGGATCGCGCCGAGACCGGTGACCACGGACCTGGTCAGCCAGCCCCGGACGCCGGTACCGGTGAAGTACTCGGCCTTCGCCCAGAAGGCGAGGTGCCGGGGTACCACCGAGCCGAGGAAGAGTTCGTCGGCGACCGAGAGGTGGTTACCGGCGAAGATCGCGCCCCCGGTCGGCGGGATGTTCTCCAGGCCCTCGACCTTGGGGCGCCAGGCGACCCGCATGGCGGTGCCGACGGTGTACTGGCCGAGGGTGTAGAGCAGCGGCACGGGACCTCCGGCGATCGGGATGGGCGGGCGCTGTCACGTTAACCGACGCCCCGCCGGCCCGCGCAGG
The nucleotide sequence above comes from Plantactinospora soyae. Encoded proteins:
- a CDS encoding lysophospholipid acyltransferase family protein; protein product: MPLLYTLGQYTVGTAMRVAWRPKVEGLENIPPTGGAIFAGNHLSVADELFLGSVVPRHLAFWAKAEYFTGTGVRGWLTRSVVTGLGAIRVERGGGRAALAAFDGAIPVLQGGDLVAIYPEGTRSPDGRLYRGRTGVARLAMAAEVPVIPVGMIGTERVQPIGARLPRLGTGEVIVRFGKPLDFVGRPTDRTSLRQITDEIMTEIQRLTGQEYVPRYAPARNSEENGT